A segment of the uncultured Fusobacterium sp. genome:
TTGATGTTAAAAAAGAAATAGTGATAACTAAACTTGATTAATAATCGCTAATGCAAAGATACTTTGCTGTAAAACTAACGATACATTAGAGAACCTAGCTTAGCTAGATAAATTATAATTTATTTATCAAATTCTAAAATTGCTTTCTCTGTAATAACTTTTACATTAGAATAGTCCGTATCATTACTACAACAACTACCACATGAACTACAATTTCTTCCTTCACAACTTCCACTACCACAACTGTTAGTTTGTCTAGCTTGATAGTCAGAATATGATTCTAAGTACCCTTCTTTTTCTAAAGTTATATATGAACTTTTCAACTCTTCTTCACTTATACCTAAATTCTTCATAATAGCATTGTCACTATATACAGCTGCTGAAAGAAGAAATTTTATCACTTTTTTATCTATCTCATTCATAATTTTTATCCTTTCTTATTTTTATATAATGCCTATTATACCATACATTTTTATTTTAAGAAAAGAATTATAATACTAGACATAAATAGTGAAAAATATTATAATATACTATCAAAAAAGGAGGAGTCAATGAAAAAAGGAGAAATAGCATTAGAAAGTTTAAGAACAACATATAGAAAAAAAATATGGACTAAATTTGTAAAAGCTGTTAAAGATTTTAATTTAATAGAGGATGGAGATAGAATTGCTGTTGGGGTTTCTGGAGGTAAGGATAGCTTACTTCTATGTAAACTGTTTCAAGAGATGAAAAGAGATAGAAGTAAAAATTTTGAAGTTGCATTTATCTCAATGAATCCAGGATTTCAAGCTATGGATATGGCTCAATTTAAAGCTAACTTAGAGGAGTTAGATATCCCTTGTGAAGTTTTTGATGCAAATGTATGGGAGATAGCTTTTAAAGAGGATCCAGAGAAACCTTGTTTCCTTTGTGCTAAAATGAGAAGAGGAGTTCTATACAATAAGGTTGAAGAGTTAGGATATAATAAACTTGCTCTTGGACATCACTTTGATGATGTAGTTGAAACAACTCTGATTAATATGTTTTATGCAGGAACTGTTAAAACTATGATACCTAAAGTAAAATCTACAAGTGGAAAAATGGAATTGATTAGACCTATGGTATATATTAAAGAGAAGGACATTATCGCTTTTACTCAAAAAAATCAGATAATGGCTATGGGGTGTGGTTGTCCTGTAGAGTCTGGAAAAGTAGACTCTAAAAGAAGAGAAATTAAAAATCTTTTAAAAACTATGGAGTTAACTAATCCTAATATTAAGCAAAGTATATTCAATTCTATGAAAAATATAAATCTTGACTATATTTTAGGATATACTAGGGGAAATAAAAACGATAATAAAGTTGAGGAATAAGATGGAAAAAAAAGAGAATATTTTAAGCTATATAGAGGGAAAAAACTTCAGTAAAACTATTTGGAGCCCTGTTGGAAAAGCTATGCACACATACAATATGATTGAAGAGGGAGATAGAATTGCTGTGGGAGTTTCTGGAGGTAAAGATAGCCTTACTACTTTAAATTCCCTTGTTAGAATTCAAAAAATAGCAAATATAGATTTTGAAATTATCCCTATTCATATTCATCCAAATATAGACAAAGCTTCTTTCAATTCTATAAAAGAATATTGTGAAAAATTAGGTTTAAAACTCCAAGTAGAACATACTAACTTAAACGATATGCTCTTTGGAGAAAAAGAGGTAAAAAATCCTTGTTTCCTTTGTGGAAGAATAAGAAGAGGAATTTTATACAGAATGATGAAGGAACAAAATATCAATAAACTTGCTCTTGGTCATCATAAAGATGATATTATTGAAACTTTCTTAATGAATGTTTTCTATCAAGGAAATATGAAAATGATGAAACCTTGTTATCAATCTGAAGAATATGGAGTTAAAGTTATACGTCCATTAGCTTTTGTTGAAGAAAAAGATATTATTAGATATGTTAATAAATTGGAACTACCAGTTGTAAAATCTGATTGTCCTTATGAAGTTAGTGAAAATTCCAGAAGATTGAGAGTTAAAAACTTAATTAAAGATTTAGCTAAGGAAAATAAAGATGTCAGAAGTGTTATTTTTAATAGTATTCGTGATTTACTAAAATAAATACATACAAGGAGGTTTTTTATGAGCTTACTTTTAAACATTATTTGGTTATTTTTAGGTGGATTAGTTTTAGCTTTTGAATGGTTAATTGCTGGAATTATTAGTATTATTTTCATAATTACAATTCCTTTTTCAAGAGGATGTTTTGAAATGGCAGGATCTTGTTTAATGCCTTTTGGTAAAGAGGTAGTTTTAAAAACTGATCTTGGAGAACCACCAAGACCTATTTCAGCTTTCTTCTGGATTATCTTTTTCGGAATTTGGTTAGCTATTTCACATATTATTGCTGGTATATGTCAATGTGTAACTATTATTGGAATTCCTTTAGGTATTCAGAATTTTAAACTTGCTCAAGTAGCATTTAATCCTTATAAATATACTTTAAGAGAAAAAATATAAGAAAAAAAGAGAGTTACAACTCTCTTTTTTTATCTATTTTCTTACTTGTCCATTACCAAAAATTACATATTTTGTAGTAGTTAGCTCTTTAAGCCCCATTGGTCCTCTAGCATGAAGTTTTTGTGTACTTATTCCTATCTCAGCTCCAAAACCAAATTGTCCACCATCTGTAAATCTAGTTGAAGCATTTACATAAACAGCAGCTGCATCTACTTCATTTAAAAATCTTTGTGCATTAGAGTAATCTTCAGTTATAATCGATTCAGAGTGTTTAGTTCCATATTTTCCAATATGCTCAATTACCTCATCAAGAGTATCAACTGTTTTAATTGCCACAATATAATCTTCATACTCAGTTGCCCAATCCTCTTCAGTAGCAGCTTTAGCTTGAGGAATCAATTTAGTTACAATTTCATCCCCTCTTATCTCTACATTTCTTGATAAAAGCTCTTTACCTAAAGTTGGTAAAAATTTCTCAGCTATTTCTTTATTTATTAATAAAGTTTCAACAGCATTACATACACCAGGTCTTTGAGTCTTAGCATTTATTATTATATCCAATGCCTTTTGTAGATCTCCACTTTTATCCACATAGATATGGCAGTTTCCTATTCCAGTTTGAATACAAGGAATTGTACTATTATTTATAACTGTATTGATAAGTCTAGCACTTCCCCTTGGAATAAGTACATCTACATACTCATTAGCTTTCATTAACTCTCCTGCTTTCTCATGACTAGTATCCTTAACCACTTGTACAGCATCTTCAGAGATTCCACACTCTTTTAAAACTTTTCTAAATATATCAACTATAGCTATATTTGTTTGTATAGCCTCTTTTCCACCTCTAAGAATCACTACATTTCCACTTTTTAAACAAAGTCCAAAAGCATCAGCTGTTACATTTGGACGTGATTCAAATATTATAGCTACAACACCAAGTGGAACTCTTTTTTGTTGAATAATCAATCCATTTAGAAGCGTTTTTCCATATACATACTCTCCCACAGGATCATTAAGAGCTGCTATCTCTCTCAATCCTTTAGCCATATCTTCCAATCTTTTTTCAGTAAGAGTAAGTCTATCAATAAATGCTTGTTTTACCCCATTAGCTACTGCATTTTCCACATCTTTTTTATTTATATTTAAAATGCTCTCTCTATCTTCTAAAAGTGCATCTGCTGCCTTTAAAAGTACCCTATTTTTCTCTTCTGTTGAAAGTTGAGCTACCTTTACTGATGCCTTTTTTGCAGCCTCACCTATTAATTTAATTTCCATTATTAATCCTCCATACAATCAAAAATAGTTCCTACATCTTCTCCAGATATTAATTTTTCTATTAAAAGAGGTTCTGAACCATCTAAGATTCCCATAATTACTCTACCATCATAACACTCTCTAGCTGCAAGAAGTTTTGTTTCCATACCTCCTACACTAAATTCACTTCCTTTTTCTCCACCCATTTTCATAATCTCATCTGTTACCTTTTCAACATATGATATTCTCTTTGCATCTGGATGAGTTTTAGGATTTGAGTCATAAAGAGCATCAATATCTGTCAAAATAATTAATAGATCTGCTCCAATTAAAGATGCTACACTTGCTGAAAGTCTATCGTTATCACTGAACTCAATTTCAAAAGTAGATATTGTATCATTAGCATTAACAATAGGAATAACTCCAAAATTTAAAAGTGTTTCAAGGGTATTTGTTGTATTAGTTTTTCTCTCTCCCTCTTTAAAATCATCTTTTGTTAAAAGTATTTGAGCAACTCTTTGACTATATTCACCAAAAAAATTTTGATATATATGCATTAATTCTGCTTGTCCAACTGCTGCTGCTGCTTGTTTCTCTCTAGTTTCCTTAGGTCTAGTTTTAAAGTTGAGTTTTTTTGATCCTACTCCTATTGCTCCAGAAGTTACAAGTATTACATCTCTTCCTTGATTTCTAAGATCACTTAAAACCCATGCCAACTTATTTAAAAGCCCTAAATTTAAATTTCCATTTTCATATGTAAGAGTAGAAGTTCCTACTTTAATTACTATTCTTTTAGAACTTTTTATCCTCTCTTGTATACCTTTTTTCATTGTTCCACCTCAAATTATTTATATAATAAGACATTATACATCAAATCTGAAAATTTTCCCATATTTTTGTTTATATTTACCTATTTTGTTTTAATAATAAACTTTTCTTCATACTCTTTTAAAGACTCCACTGCCTTTGATGTCAACGGATATACCCCTATTAAGTTTACAATTGTCATCAATCCAAGCCCTAAATCTGCAAGGTTCCACACTAAGAAGTTTTGTCTTATTCCTCCAATATATAGCATAACTAGAGTAAACACTTTAAATGCCTCTTGTAACCAAAGTTTATCGTGTAAAAATGCTAAGTTTGGTTTAGCATAAAAACTTATTCCCAACATTGTACTAAATGAGAATAGGAATAGTATTACTGCTGTGAAAACAACTCCCCAGTCTCCAACTTGGTATCTAAATGCTTCTTGTAAAAGTGTCATTCCTTGTAACCCTTCAGGAATTTTCCCATCTGAAAGAAGAATAACAAAAGCTGTTGCACTACATATTAAAATTGTATCTACAAAAACTCCTAGAGCTTGAACTAATCCTTGTTTTACTGGATGTTCTATCTCTGCTGCTGCTGCTGCACATGGAGCTGATCCTGAACCAGCCTCATTTGAGAAAAGTCCTCTCTTTACCCCTTGCATTACAACACTACCAAATGTTCCACCTAAAAATTGTTTAATTCCAAAAGCATGATTAAATATATTTGTAAACATACTTGGTAAAACTGTAATATTCTTTACAATTATAAATATAACTACACCTAGATAAATTACAGACATAAAAGGTACCATTTTATCTAAAACTTTTACTATTTTATCTCTTCTACCAAAAAGAACAACTGCTGCTAGTGCCACTAAAACAAGAGAAGTTTTTCTAGGATCAATATTAAAAGCTGTTGCAAATGATTCAGTTACAGAGTTTGAAATAATTTGAAATACCCCTGCCCAACAGATTAAAGCAAATACTACAAATATTACTCCTAACCATCTCATTTTTAATCCTTTTTCAATAAAGTATGGAGCTCCACCTCTATACCCACCATGTGGATCTTTTTCTCTATATAGAAGTGCAATTGTTGCTTCTATAAAAGCTGTCCCTGAACTTAAAAGAGCTACAACCCACATCCAAAATACAGCTCCAGGTCCTCCTACTGATACAGCAGCTACAACTCCTGCTAAGTTTCCAACTCCAACTCTTGATGCTGTTGAAATACAGAAAGCTTGGAATGAACTAACTCCCTCTTGATTAGCTTTTGTTTTTTCAGTTATTAATTTTATCATATGTCCAAATAGTCTAAATTGAACTCCCTTTGTTCTAAGTGTAAAGTATATTCCACTTATCACTAATAACACTACCAATAAATTTTGATTCCACATCACATTGTTAATTTGATTTACAAGATTTTCAAACCAATTCATTTTTCTATCCTCCTAGATAATTTTATATATTTTTTAGCAATTAAAAAAGAGTCCTCCTTTAATTACTTTTTTCCATTGTTATATGAATAGATTTAGTAATTAAATTCAGACTCTTTGAAAGTTCTATTTTATTTTTATTACCCTACTATTCTACTGTGCTACAATTTGATACTCTTTTATTTTTCTCTCTATCTCTTCTATATCTACTGGTGCTACCTTTACTACTTGATTATTTACTTTAACCTCAATCTCACTTTTTCCCTTAACTTTAGAATATCTTGAGAATAACTCTGCTACAAACTTTTTATCCTCATCTGTAAAGTTACCATATCCTAAAATACGAGGTCCTCCTACTTTACAACCTGCTACATGAAGAGTTCCTTTTTCCTTATATTCTTCTATTCTACTATTTCCCTCTTCATCTCTACCTACAAACAGATATTTTTTTTCACCTAATCTATAGAATCTTGTTTTCTTTATAAGATGGAAAAGATATGAATGTTCTTCATTCATAAGTCCATCTTTTTCGATTATCTCTAGTCTATCAGAATATGCTGGATCTGTCAATAGGCAACCTCCACCTGGAGTTGGATATTCTACAAGTCCATACTTTTCTGTAAGTTCCATCTGCTTAGCTCTACTTCTTCCTTGAATATCAAGAAGTTGCTCTCTATCTACCCAACCCTCAAGTTCTGCTTTGCTTGGTGGTAGTAATTTAGCTGATAGAGGTCTTAATATTAAGTCATCCATTCCTGATAGAGCTTTTACTTTTTCTAAGGCTGCTGAGTTTTGTGACATAGGTCTTTGTCCTAAAACCTCTCCTGAAATTACAAATTGAGCCTCATATTTCTCAAGAAGTTCTCCAGCTATTTTAAACATCAACGAATGGCAATCTATACATGGATTCATATTTTTACCTCTTCCATATACAGGATTTTGCATCATATCTGTATGTCTCTTCTTAAAATCTATATACTCCAATTGTATTCCCAATTGTTTTGCCATACTTTCAGCTTTCTCATTCTTTCCACCAAAGAAATGAGAAACAAAATTTAAACCTATAACCTCAATTCCTTGATCTTTTACCACTTTAACAGCTAAGGCACTATCTAGTCCTCCTGAAAAAAGTGCCAATGCTTTTATCTTTTTCTCCACTATTTTTCCTCTCTTCCAAAATCTAAAATTGTTCTTCCTCTGCTATCTTTTTTACCTTCATAGTATACTTTCATGCTCTTAGGTACAGCAGTATATACTTTTTTGCTTATCTCAATAAAACTAGCTCCTTTTATGCACATTGCTCCTGCTAAAAAATCCATTAATCTTTGAGCAGTATGAAGATCCAAATATTCAAGATTTAATGTTACCATCTTATCATTTTTTATATATGTAGCTATCTTTTTACAATCAGCAAAAGTTTTAGGATCTACAAATATAGTTTGATAATTTCCTCCCGCATTTAACTCTGATTCTAAAGTAGATACACTACTTCCTTTATCTCTAGTTGGTGTTGGAACCTCTTTTTGAACTGGTACTTCACTTTCTTTTCCGGCGTTTACCTCTATTATTCCTGTATCTTCTATACCATCTAATTCCTCAAGTTCATCTATTGTTCCAACTTCAGGATTATCTATTCCTAAAAGTTCTTTTAAATCTTGAATTACCTTTATTCCACCATTTTTCTTTTTCATCTCTACCTCCTACTGAAATATCTTTCTTCCTATTCTTACTAATGTAGCTCCCTCTTCTAAAGCTATTTTATAATCATTTGTCATTCCCATTGACAATTCTGTCAATTGACCATTAAAATATTTACTGTTTAGTTCATCTTTTATCTCTCTTAATCTCTTAAATACCCCTCTTACTAAAACCTCATCATCAGTAAAAGGTGCCATAGTCATTAATCCCTTTACATTTATATTCTTTAATTTCATTATTTCAGGTAACTCTTTGTATAATTCTTCTAAATCATACCCCTCTTTGCTCTCTTCTCCTGCAATATTTATCTCTAATAATACATCTATTATTCTGCTATTTTGCTCAGCTCTTTTATTTATTTCTTGAGCAAGAGATAACTTATTTACTGAATGAATTAAACTTACATATTCAGCTATATATTTTACCTTATTTTTTTGTAGATTACCAATAAAATGCCACTCTACATCATCTATTCCTAATTCCTTGAATTTTTCCTCTTTTTCCTTTATAACTTGAGCTTTATTTTCTCCAAATACTTTTACTCCACACTTTGCTACTTCTAGCATCTCGTCTATTCCTACATATTTAGTAACACCAATAAATCTTACTTTTTCTGGATTTGGGGAGTGTTCTTCTATATCTTTTCTAATTTCCTCTATATTCTTTTCTATCCTACTCATTTCTTCTCCTCACACAAATTCATCTAATACATCATTAGCTACCATTAATCCCTTACGTGTTAGAATAAATTTATCATCTTTTCTCTTTAAATACCCTCTTTTTTCTAACGAAAGACATATATCAATATACTTACCTGTAGGTTTTACCCCTTTTTTTAAAAGTCTAAATCCTACAATATATTTATACTCTTCAATATCTTCTAAGGTTAATGTTTCACTTTCTAATATAGGTCTTAACTTACTATCTATACTACCATAATATTCTAAAAATTTCATCTGATTTTTATATCGTATATTATCAAGGTATCCAGAAGCTCCTAATCCTATTCCTAGATACTCCTTATTTTCCCAGTATTTTGTATTGTGTACAGCCTCTTTTCCCTCCAAACAAAAATTAGATATCTCATAGTGAAGATATCCCCTTTTCTCTGCTGTATCTATTATTTTTTCAAACATCTCTGCTTCTATCTCATTTTCAGTTTCTCTTAAAATTCCCTTTTTTAACTTCTCAAAGAAAACTGTTCCCTCTTCCCAAATAAGAGAGTATATTGAAAAATGTTCAGGTTTCATATCTAAAAGTTTATTCAAATCTTTTAATACTTCCTCTACATTTTGCCCAGGCAACGAAAACATAAGATCTAAACTTATATTATCAAATCCTGCTTTTCTTGCATTTTCAAAGGTTTCTATTCCTTCTTCACTTGTATGCATTCTTCCTAAAATTTTCAAATATTTTTCATCAAAAGATTGTATCCCTATACTCAATCTATTTATTCCGATTTTTCTCAATTTGCATAGTTTATCAAAATCCACTGTTTTAGGATTTACTTCCATTGTTACTTCAGCATTTTCTGCTATATCTAATCTTTTTAATATTCTCTCTACATCTTCTAAATCTAAAAGAGAGGGGGTTCCCCCCCCGAAATAAACTGTATTATACCTATAGCTTGGATATAGATCCAACTCCTTTAATAGATAATCTACATATTTTTTTCTTTCCTCTCCATTAGATTTAAAAGAGAGAAAATCACAGTAATTACATTTGTTTAAACAGAAGGGAATATGTATATATATTCCATCTACCATAATTTTCCTCTCTCCTATCTTTTAAATTATAATGAATCTACATAAACTTGGAATCCGTTTTTAATCTCATCAAGCTTAGCTAATGATTTTTCTTTAGTACTATCTACAACACAGATATAGTATTTAATTTTTGGTTCTGTTCCAGATGGTCTAGCTGTTACATATGTTCCATCTTCAAGTATAAATTGGATAACATCTGATTTTGGTAGAGCGATCTCTTTAGTTTCTCCAGTTGCCATATCTTTTTCAACTTGTAATTTGAAATCTTTATATGTAGCAACTTTTCTTCCACAAATTTCAGTATGTTCTTTATTTCTAAGATTTTCCATTATTTTTCCAATCTCTTCAATTCCAGATTTTCCTTGTTTTGTGATAGATACAGTTTCTTCTACAAACCATCCATATTTATCATATAATTTATTTAGCTCTTTGTATACTGATGTACCAATACTATCATAGTAAGCTGCCATTTCAGCTATCATAAGAGTTGCAACTACTGCATCTTTATCTCTTACATGAGTTCCTACAAGATATCCTATTGATTCTTCAAATCCAAATAGGTATGTTCCATCTAGTTCTTTAGTTTCAAATTGTCTAATTTTTTCTCCAATATATTTGAATCCAGTAAGAGTTCTAAATACTTTTACCCCTTTATCTTTTGCTATTACATCTAACATAGGAGTTGAAACTATTGTAGAAATTACTGCTCCATTTGAAGGAATATTTTTATTCATTTCTAATAGATAGTTCATTAAAAGAACTCCGATTTGGTTTCCATTTGGGAATACCCATTTTCCTTCTTCATCTCTTATAGCCATACCAGTTCTATCAGCATCTGGGTCATTTGCTAAACAGATTTTAGCTCCAATTTTATCTGCAAGTTCTGTACTTAATTTAAATACTGATTTATCTTCTGGGTTTGCATATGGACAAGTAGGGAACATTCCATCTGGCATCTCTTGTTCTGCTACTGTGTATACAGATTCAAATCCCATCTCTTTTAAAACTCTTTGTACTGCTACTCTTCCAGTTCCATGAAGTGGTGAATAAACGATTTTAAAATCTTTCTTTCCTGGGATATCTCTATTTATAGCTTGTTTTTCTACCTCTTCAACAAATCTATCATCAACATGTTTAGAAATTGTTTCTAATAGTCCATTTGCTCTAGCTTCATCTTCAGATACCATTTTTATATCATTAAATATATCTACACTATTTACTTCTCCAACAATTCCACTAGCTTGAGGTTCAACTATTTGTGCTCCATCTTCCCAATATACTTTATATCCATTGTATTCTTGTGGATTGTGTGATGCTGTTACCATTACCCCAGCTATAGCTTTTAATTCTCTTGTAGCAAAAGAAAGTTCTGGTGTTGATCTTAAAGAATCAAATAGATAAGCTTTTATTCCATTTCCTGCTAATACAAGAGCTGTATTTAAAGCATATTCTGTCGAACCTATTCTACAATCATATGCAATAGCTACTCCTCTTTTTTTCCCTTCTTCTCCTGTAGTTTTTAGAATATAATTTGCTAGTCCTTGAGTAGCTTTTCTAATGTTGTATTTATTTATTCTATTTCTTCCTACTCCTCTAACTCCTCTCATTCCTGCTGTTCCAAAGCTTAAATCTGTGTAAAATCTGTTTTCAATCTCTTTTTCATCATCCTTAATACTTAATAGCTCTTCTCTATCTTCACTATCAATGTATTCAGATTTTACCCATAATTCATAACTTTTTAGAAACTCTTTTTCCATAACCTGTCCCTCCAATACTTTATATTTTATACACCTTGATATTTAATATTATACCTCAATTATTTATTTTTAAAAAGAACTTTTATTTTTTTCTTTTTTATATCAAGTTAGAATTATTCGTTTTGTAACAAAGTATATTTGTTTTGTTATTTTACATCATTTATATTAAAATATATAAAAATTTATAAAAATATATTTTATATATTTGAATTATATATATAAAATGTGATATATTTATTCTTGCATAATAATAAATATATATCATCAATATAATTAATATATAAAAATGAAATTAATACGTTTTTAAAGGAGGACTTAAATTATGGTATTAAATCTTACAACTATCCAAACAATGGCATTGGCAGTTATAGTTCTTTATTTAGGGAAGACTATAAATAATACTTTTAAATTTTTAAAAGAAAACTGCATACCAGATGCTGTTACTGGTGGAACTCTATTTTCAATTTTAACTCTTATAGGGCATGAAACTGGAATACTCTCTTTTGTTTTTGAGGATAATTTGAGAGATGTATTTATGATTGCTTTCTTTACCACTGTTGGTTTTTCAGCAAGTATTAAATTATTAAAAAAAGCTGGATTACCTGTTCTTATGTTTTTAATTGCTGCTGTTGCACTAGCTATTTTACAAAATGTATTTGGTGTTGCTATGGCTAAATTCTTACATATTAACTTATTAATAGGACTTGCTACTGGTTCTCTTGCAACAACTGGTGGACCTGGAACTGCTGGAGCTTTTGGACCTATCATAGAAGCTGTTGGTGCTGGACAAGCTGAGGGAGCTACAATGGTTGCTATGGCTACTGCTACATATGCTCTTATTGCTGGTAGTATTATAGCTGGACCTATCTGTAAAAGACTTATTAATAAATATAACTTATTAAACAAGAAAAATGAAAATGACTTATTTGAATCTACTGGAGCAAAGGTTGAAATGTTAAATGCTAAAAGAATTCTTCCTTCTGGATTCCAAGTTGTTATTGCTATGGGAATAGGTAGCTTGATTTCTAACTTTTTAAGTAGTTTAGGAATGGTTCTTCCTCCATATATAGGAGCTATGTTTGCTGCTTCTATTATGAGAAACCTTTCTGATTATACTGGAAAATTTGAGATAGACCTTGATATTATATCTATAATTGGAAGTTTTACTCTAGCAATGTTCCTTTCTATGACTCTTATGAGCTTTAGATTATGGGAATTAAAAGAGTTAGCTCTACCATTGATATTAATGCTTCTTGGACAAACTGTTCTTATGGGAGTATTTGCTTACTTTGTTACATTTAATCTTACTGGAAGAGATTATGATGCTGCTGTTATGACTGGTGGACACTGTGGATGTGGTTTTGGAACTACTCCTAAAGCCCTTGCTAATATGGAAGCTCTTACAGAAAAATACCTTCCATCTCCTAAGGCATTCTTTGTAATTCCTATTGTTGGTGGATTGTTTATAGATTTCTTTAATGCTGCTATTATTACATTCTTTATAAATTTAGTTAAATAAAGTTTTTCTAGCTAGATCAACTCTAGCTGGAAACTCCTCAAAATTGTACTACAGTTGTATAAGCAATTATATAGCTGTAGTATTTTTTTATACAAACTATAATTTCCAAAAGTAGAGGAGTGTAAACGACTACTACTTTTGAGACGCAGAAACGAAGTTTCTGTGATCCTTAAATCTATATTTACAAAACTTATATTTTTTAATTAGAATTATTCCTAATATCAGCTAAAATGGAATTTGGAGAAGAATATTAGAGAGAGTTGCGAAATCTGACGCTAAAAATTCCGACGTGTTTGAGACGAAGTCGAGTTTCGGAATTTTAGTCAGATGAGTATTACTCTCTCTTTATTCTTTGACATGGAATTTAGCTGATATTTAAAATATAAGTTTTGATAACTTAAGTTGACTAATAATCGCTAATGCAAAGGTACTTTGTCAAAACTTAGCAATGTGCTAGATAACTGAGCTTAGTTAGATATATTATAGTTTAAAAGAAAAAAACTGGCTTCATATAGAAACCAGTTTTTCATACAAAATAGTTTTAGTTTTTAGTTATTCGTTGATCATTTT
Coding sequences within it:
- the gltS gene encoding sodium/glutamate symporter — encoded protein: MVLNLTTIQTMALAVIVLYLGKTINNTFKFLKENCIPDAVTGGTLFSILTLIGHETGILSFVFEDNLRDVFMIAFFTTVGFSASIKLLKKAGLPVLMFLIAAVALAILQNVFGVAMAKFLHINLLIGLATGSLATTGGPGTAGAFGPIIEAVGAGQAEGATMVAMATATYALIAGSIIAGPICKRLINKYNLLNKKNENDLFESTGAKVEMLNAKRILPSGFQVVIAMGIGSLISNFLSSLGMVLPPYIGAMFAASIMRNLSDYTGKFEIDLDIISIIGSFTLAMFLSMTLMSFRLWELKELALPLILMLLGQTVLMGVFAYFVTFNLTGRDYDAAVMTGGHCGCGFGTTPKALANMEALTEKYLPSPKAFFVIPIVGGLFIDFFNAAIITFFINLVK
- the hemW gene encoding radical SAM family heme chaperone HemW, encoding MVDGIYIHIPFCLNKCNYCDFLSFKSNGEERKKYVDYLLKELDLYPSYRYNTVYFGGGTPSLLDLEDVERILKRLDIAENAEVTMEVNPKTVDFDKLCKLRKIGINRLSIGIQSFDEKYLKILGRMHTSEEGIETFENARKAGFDNISLDLMFSLPGQNVEEVLKDLNKLLDMKPEHFSIYSLIWEEGTVFFEKLKKGILRETENEIEAEMFEKIIDTAEKRGYLHYEISNFCLEGKEAVHNTKYWENKEYLGIGLGASGYLDNIRYKNQMKFLEYYGSIDSKLRPILESETLTLEDIEEYKYIVGFRLLKKGVKPTGKYIDICLSLEKRGYLKRKDDKFILTRKGLMVANDVLDEFV
- a CDS encoding phospho-sugar mutase, whose translation is MEKEFLKSYELWVKSEYIDSEDREELLSIKDDEKEIENRFYTDLSFGTAGMRGVRGVGRNRINKYNIRKATQGLANYILKTTGEEGKKRGVAIAYDCRIGSTEYALNTALVLAGNGIKAYLFDSLRSTPELSFATRELKAIAGVMVTASHNPQEYNGYKVYWEDGAQIVEPQASGIVGEVNSVDIFNDIKMVSEDEARANGLLETISKHVDDRFVEEVEKQAINRDIPGKKDFKIVYSPLHGTGRVAVQRVLKEMGFESVYTVAEQEMPDGMFPTCPYANPEDKSVFKLSTELADKIGAKICLANDPDADRTGMAIRDEEGKWVFPNGNQIGVLLMNYLLEMNKNIPSNGAVISTIVSTPMLDVIAKDKGVKVFRTLTGFKYIGEKIRQFETKELDGTYLFGFEESIGYLVGTHVRDKDAVVATLMIAEMAAYYDSIGTSVYKELNKLYDKYGWFVEETVSITKQGKSGIEEIGKIMENLRNKEHTEICGRKVATYKDFKLQVEKDMATGETKEIALPKSDVIQFILEDGTYVTARPSGTEPKIKYYICVVDSTKEKSLAKLDEIKNGFQVYVDSL
- a CDS encoding YggS family pyridoxal phosphate-dependent enzyme; the encoded protein is MSRIEKNIEEIRKDIEEHSPNPEKVRFIGVTKYVGIDEMLEVAKCGVKVFGENKAQVIKEKEEKFKELGIDDVEWHFIGNLQKNKVKYIAEYVSLIHSVNKLSLAQEINKRAEQNSRIIDVLLEINIAGEESKEGYDLEELYKELPEIMKLKNINVKGLMTMAPFTDDEVLVRGVFKRLREIKDELNSKYFNGQLTELSMGMTNDYKIALEEGATLVRIGRKIFQ